The following is a genomic window from Chloroflexota bacterium.
CGGCTCCACCCTGTCGGCGTTCTGGATCATCGTGGCCAACTCGTGGCAGCAGACGCCGGCGGCCTACACCATCGTGGACGGTCGGGCGGTGCTCACCGACTTCTGGGCGGCGGTGTTCAACCCGTCCACGCTCCCGCGCTACGGCCACACGGTCGTCGCCAGCATCCTGTCGGGGGCGTTCTTCATGGCGGGCATCAGCGCCTGGTACCTGCTGAAGGGCCGCCACGTGGGATTTGCGCGGCGGTCGCTGGCCGTGGCGGTGGTGGCGGCGGCGGTGTTCTCGCTGGCCGTGCTGGGCGTGGGCCACTTCCACGCCGTGCAGGTGGCCCAGACGCAGCCTGCGAAGATGGCCGCCTTTGAGGGCCTCTTCAAGACCGAAAGCGGCGCGGCGATGGTTTTCTTCGGCATACCCGACGTGGGCAACCAGGCCATTCGGCTGCGCATCGCCGTGCCCAAACTCTTGAGTTTCCTCATCTCCTTTGACCCCAACGCCACGGTCGCGGGCCTGGATCAGGTGCCGCGTAGCGTCTGGCCGCCCGTTGAGATCACGTTCTACTCCTATCACGTCATGATGCTCCTGGGGTTCTACTTCATCGGCCTGTCGCTGGTGGGCGTATGGCTGCTGTGGCGCAAGAAACTGTTCGCGAGCAGGCCCTACCTGAAGGTGATGTTGGCGTCCATGCTGCTGCCCGTCTTGGCGCTGGAGTTCGGCTGGATTGCGGCAGAGATGGGTCGCCAGCCCTGGGTGGTGTATGGCCTGCTGAAGACGGCGGACGCGGCGTCGGTGGTCGTCCCCGCGGGGCAGATTCTGTTCACCATCGTGATGTTCGTGGGCATCTACAGCCTGCTTCTGGCGCTGCTGGTGTTCCTCATCCTGCGCGAAGTGAGACGCGGGCCCTCGCCGCTATCGGGCGCGGCCAACGG
Proteins encoded in this region:
- a CDS encoding cytochrome ubiquinol oxidase subunit I; the encoded protein is MDPVLLARIQFGLTAAFHFLYPPLSIGLAWLIVYIGWRYLRTGEALYDEMVRFWVRILALIFAVGVATGIAMEFQFGTNWSTYSRFVGDIFGSPLAAEGVFAFFLESTFMGVLILGRNRVSKRVYWFSALMVAIGSTLSAFWIIVANSWQQTPAAYTIVDGRAVLTDFWAAVFNPSTLPRYGHTVVASILSGAFFMAGISAWYLLKGRHVGFARRSLAVAVVAAAVFSLAVLGVGHFHAVQVAQTQPAKMAAFEGLFKTESGAAMVFFGIPDVGNQAIRLRIAVPKLLSFLISFDPNATVAGLDQVPRSVWPPVEITFYSYHVMMLLGFYFIGLSLVGVWLLWRKKLFASRPYLKVMLASMLLPVLALEFGWIAAEMGRQPWVVYGLLKTADAASVVVPAGQILFTIVMFVGIYSLLLALLVFLILREVRRGPSPLSGAANG